Genomic window (Fibrobacter sp. UWR4):
AAGTGTTGCCGTTTTTACGGGGGCTACCGTTAATTAAAAGAACTTTCATGATTACTCCAATTGACTAAAAATATAATCAAATCAATCCGGCTTTTGCCCTACGTGGGCGAGCCATTTGCATTCCGTGATTTCCATTTCTGTGAATGTGGCGTCAAAGGAGGAATCCTCTGGGCTGCAGGCGTAAATGCCGAACTGGATTTCGTCGGTGGCGCGGGCCATGTGGCAAATTCTCATTACATCGGCGGGAATTGCTGTGGTTGCCCAATCGGAATAGCCCATGTTGGTGACGACGCTTCCTAAATGCTGGAAGGATTCGTTCTCGAATTCAATGGAAGCTTTCAGCCAGTTTTCACTATCCAAGTACTTAAGCAGAATTTGATTCCCGCGGCGATTACGCCCCAGGATGCAGCCGTTGTCTATGCATCAGAAGCGGATGTCTTGAACAAGGCCCTTTTCGGGTTTACTGCTGCACAGTGGCGTGAGGCGAATCCGATGTTAGACGGAAATGTTCGTGACCACGCTTCCATCAACCAGCTGATTTGTCTTTCCAATATGGAGTCGCTAAACTCCGTGCTGATTAACGAAGGCCTGCTGCAATCCGAACGCCTGCTGAAATAGAAGTGTTCGCGCAGTCATTTCAATTGCGAATACAGCATGTTGGCAACTGAACCTGGTTCAATATTCTGCGCAAATGGCAGCTCCATAAACAATGCTTATGTCCGTTTACCTCGAAAATCATATATATTACAATCAGGTTTTAGAGGTGTTTATGGACAAGAAGTTCTTAATTATGCCGGCGCTGGCTTTGTGCGCAGCGCAGGCATTCGGTTCAACATATTATGTTGCTGTTGACGGGAATGACGCTGCCGCAGGTTCAAAGGAAAAGCCTTTTGCATCTTTAAAGAAGGCCAATACGGTGGTGGCTGCCGGTGATACGGTGTGGATCCGCGGCGGTGTCTATGATATGCGCGATACCTCCTATTGTGAACGCGCCAGAATGTCTGCAGGTGTTTTGTTGACTACCAGCGGCGAAAGTGACGACAAGCGAATCCATTATTTTGCCTACCCTGGGGAACGTCCGATTTTTGACGGCACAAATCTTCCCATCGGTCAGGCCCTGGATAAAACCACTTCGTCTACGGATCTGGAATACACGGCGGGCATCTTGATTTATGCAAGCTATTTGCACTTGAAGGGGATCGAGGTCCGCAATGTTCCCATGAAGCATAATTCCAATTCGGGTGTATATGTTACCCGATGCAAGCATGTGATTTTGGAGCAGATGGAAAGTCATCACAATGCGGGTCCGGGCTTCTTTGTGAATGAAGGCGGAAGGGGCCTTAACGGCGGTGGTCATCTGTTCTTGAACTGCGACGCCCACGATAATTATGACCCCACTGGCCGTCAGGGCGATGGTGAAAATGCCGACGGTTTTGGCGTGCATTACCAGTATGACGGCGACACCACGAAATTTTTCGGTTGTCGTTCCTGGTGGAACAGCGATGATGCCTACGACTTAATCAATCAGGAATTCCCTGTTGTCATAGAAAACAGCTACGCCATGGGAAGCGGCTATAGCGACTACGGTACAAAGATGCCGAAAAATGGAAATGGTTCCGGATTCAAGTTGGGCGAAAGTACATTTGGCGGTGGACATCATATCATTCGAAACAGCGTCGCCTGGAAGAATGAGACTTTCGGTTTTTATGCCAACTATACAGGTGCGGGAACTCAATGGATCAGCAATACGTCATTCCAGAATGGTCAACGGGCCTTCAACATGGCATCCACCACATTTGATGCTGAAGGAAGGCGCACAGCCGATGTAGCCGTATTGACAGGCGACAATGCCCATGTGCTGAAAAACAACATTGCGTTCCCTAATCTGAATTCCCAGGTTGGTGTGTGCTGGGTGAAAATCGATGACAGCGATGCTGGGCATGATGAAAATTGTGCCGCTGGCGAAAACAACACTTGGAACCTGAAGTTGGATTTGACGGAAGACGACTTTATGAGTATTGACGACCCCAGCATGACGGTGACGGGCGAAGACCTTTCCAAGATTCCTGGGATTTTGGGACCGCGAAATCCTGATGGAAGCGTTCCTAATGTGGACTTTTTGAAGTTGAAGGATGGTAGCCGCGCCATCGACAAGGGCGAAGATGTGGGGGCGGTATTTGCCGGCGCTGCACCGGATCTTGGGGCTTATGAATTCGGGCTTCCGTCTAGTAGTTCTGTGATTTCGAGTAGTTCTGTCGCGGATCCCGGTTCTTCTAGTTCTGCGGCTGAATCAAGCAGTTCCATTGGCAACACAACTTCTATCGTTGCGAATTTCGTCGGGTCTGCCGCACACGTTGGCACGGCTGTGGTGTTTGACTTGCAGGGACGTTACCTGGGGGCTTTGCAGGCAGAACAGCTTCGTGGTGGAAACGTAGTCGATGCTGTGCGCACTCAGTTCCGTACGCCTGGCGCATACCTGGTTCGCATCGGTCACGAAATCCAGAAAGTGAATGTGAAGTAATCGGGACTAAACCGGAACTTAGCCAACCTGGTCCATGATCTTGTCGAAGTCGGTGGGTTTTTCGAAAAGCATCTTCTTCAGCTTTTGCATTTTGGGAAGGTTGGTGGCAGTATCCAAGCTGCCGCACTTGAGTGCTTCTTCGTAAAGGGCGGTTTTGTAGGTGATTTTATCCAGCACTATCTGCAAGTTGGCCATTTCTTCTTCGATGGCGGCCTTGCGCTTGCGGAACATTTCTACGCGTTCGGCCAAGGTGGAATCGCCCATTTGGAACCACTTGATGTACTGTGCGATTTCCTTGATTTGCAAGCCCGAGGACTTGAGGCATTCAATCATGGTGAGCCAGCCCAAATCGGATTCAGTGTAAACGCGGAGACCAGAGCTGCTCTTGGTGACGAAGGGGAGGAGCCCTTCCTTTTCGTAGTAGCGCAGGGTGTGGGCGCTAAGTCCTGTTTTCTTTACAACTTCTCCGATAGAAAATCCCATGATGGTCCTGCCTTGTTTTTTTTGAAAAATAAAAAATAAATTTTCTACGGCAAGTCTTGACTTTGAGTCAACTCT
Coding sequences:
- a CDS encoding MerR family transcriptional regulator — encoded protein: MGFSIGEVVKKTGLSAHTLRYYEKEGLLPFVTKSSSGLRVYTESDLGWLTMIECLKSSGLQIKEIAQYIKWFQMGDSTLAERVEMFRKRKAAIEEEMANLQIVLDKITYKTALYEEALKCGSLDTATNLPKMQKLKKMLFEKPTDFDKIMDQVG
- a CDS encoding right-handed parallel beta-helix repeat-containing protein — its product is MDKKFLIMPALALCAAQAFGSTYYVAVDGNDAAAGSKEKPFASLKKANTVVAAGDTVWIRGGVYDMRDTSYCERARMSAGVLLTTSGESDDKRIHYFAYPGERPIFDGTNLPIGQALDKTTSSTDLEYTAGILIYASYLHLKGIEVRNVPMKHNSNSGVYVTRCKHVILEQMESHHNAGPGFFVNEGGRGLNGGGHLFLNCDAHDNYDPTGRQGDGENADGFGVHYQYDGDTTKFFGCRSWWNSDDAYDLINQEFPVVIENSYAMGSGYSDYGTKMPKNGNGSGFKLGESTFGGGHHIIRNSVAWKNETFGFYANYTGAGTQWISNTSFQNGQRAFNMASTTFDAEGRRTADVAVLTGDNAHVLKNNIAFPNLNSQVGVCWVKIDDSDAGHDENCAAGENNTWNLKLDLTEDDFMSIDDPSMTVTGEDLSKIPGILGPRNPDGSVPNVDFLKLKDGSRAIDKGEDVGAVFAGAAPDLGAYEFGLPSSSSVISSSSVADPGSSSSAAESSSSIGNTTSIVANFVGSAAHVGTAVVFDLQGRYLGALQAEQLRGGNVVDAVRTQFRTPGAYLVRIGHEIQKVNVK